Genomic DNA from Chloroflexota bacterium:
GGGCAGGTCGATGCCCAGTTCCTTCAGTTTTTCCACGGTGGGGATGCCGTGCTTATCCCACCCGCGGCGCGCGTAGGCCGCATCCATCAGTTTTTCGTACTCGGCGTAGCGGTGCTTCCGCAGCGCGGCTACCTTTTCCTCGGTGCTCATCTTGTCCACGTCGTGGCCGAGTTCCCGCAGTTGGCTGTCGTAGCGTTCCTGGCGGGATTCGTATTCCTCGACGGTGACCGGCCCCATGGCGCGGTAGGGCACGTAGTCGTATTCCCGCGTGCCGTAGCCTAAGCGCACGGCAAACACCCGCTGGAAGTTGTAGACCTTCTCGGATTCAAAGATCAGGTCGTCGGGTGTGACCTTCTTGCCCAAAATACCCTCGTACAGCCAGGTGTAGTTTTCCAGGTGTTCGGGCACTTTGTGCGGCTCGTCGGTTTTGTCGTTCTCGGCGGGGATGATGTCGTTCCAGGGCAGTTTGCACAGGCCGTGCAGGCTGAACCACGTCCGCCACATGGGGAACCAGTGGAGCGCCTCGGCTTTGTCTTCGAAGGTGGGCAGTTGCTTGTTGACCTGATCCATGAAGATCAGCCAGGCTTCGTCGTGCTGGCCGCCTTTGAGGGTGAGGCCGTAGCCGCCCTGTTGGGCGATGGATTCCTTGGTGACGTACTCGGAAATTTCCATGCCCTTGTTGTGCATGGCGATGTCGTTGAGGAACTGGCGGTCGGCGCCGTATTGGTCGGCGAAGTAGTCCACCAGGTAGCGGGTGCCTTTGCCCACCAGCAGGCCGAAGCCCTCGCCGCGGGCCATCTGGTGCAGAATTTCCAGCACGGCTTCGGTGTTGCCCCAGGTCAGGTCAAGCCCGCCGGTGCGCTCGGCGTTGAGGATGCCGTTTTCCCAGCATTCCATGCAGAAGGCCACGGTGTTGGCGAAGGAAATCGTGTCGATGCCGTAGGTGTCGCAGTAGAAGTTGATCTCCAGCACGGCAAGGGGGTCGAAGGTGCCGATGTTGGCGCCGAAACCGGCGGCGTTTTCGTATTCGGGGCCGTCGACCAGCACGGCTTTGCCCTTGAAGGGGCCGGTTTTCAGGTGGAAATGGTCCACGCCGTGGGAGCACGAGAGCTGGCACCCCGCCCAGCAGCCGTCGGGCATGCCCTGGCTGAAGAGGTTCTTCCAGACGGTGGAATCGATTTTGTGGGCGTCGGGGTGGGAGCCGAATTTGTAGTTGTGCACCGGCAGCAGGTCGAAGTGGTCCATGATTTCGACCAGATAGGGCGTGCCGATTTTGCGCATCTGGTTTTGCTTGTCGTCCAGTTCCCAGATTTCGGTATTGATGCGCTTGCCGGCTTTCTTGACCAGCGACATGTCGGCGGGGTTGTTGGAATCGGGGCGCAGGTTGCTGAAGCGCACCACGATGCCCTTGATTTTCTTGTCTCGGAAAACGGTGCCCGAACCGCCGCGCGCGGCCTGTTTGACGCGCATTTCCTTCCGGCGGACGTCGTACCAACTGAAATTCAGCGCGCCGTAGTCGATGTGTTCGGACGCTGGACCGGCGGTGATGGTGGAAATCGCCAGTTTACCTTTCTTGCTGTCGCCTTTGTACATTTCGGCGAGTTGTTCTTTGAGGTTGTAGGTGTCCAGGGCTTCCAGTGGGGCTGATTCAATCGTGACCTTGCCGTGGTCGCCATCGATGAAGATGATGACATCTTCCTTGGCCTTACCTTGGATTTCCAGCACGTCAAAGCCGGAGAACTTCATGTAAGGCCCGAAATAGCCGCCGACGTTGCTGTCGACGACCTGCTTGGTCAGTGGCGAGATGAACACCACAGTGGATTTGCCCGACCCGGGGTAGGCCGTATTGCCGGAAATCGGCCCGCTGGCGATGAGCAGTTCGTTTTCCGGGTCGTCCCACTTGGTGTCGTCGTTGACCGCGTTCCATAGCAGCCAGAGGGCAAAGCCTTTACCGCCGGTGAAGCGCTCTTTCATCTCCTGCGTGACGGGCTTTTCCTTGATGGTGTAGTCATCCAGGTTGATATAGAGCGTGCGGTTGGCGTAGCCGCGTTCCACCGGGCGAAGTTCGTAGGTGTATTCGGCGAGCACTTTGTGGGCAGCCTGTAGTTCTTCAACAGATGCCGGATTTGTGGCCATAGAAGCCTCCTCAAGGAATCAAGGGTGGAAGTTCGGGGCGCTTTCATTATACCGCATTGCGTTGCTGGGAAAGCGTAACTGGGCGGCTTTCCAAGGCAGGCCACGGATGGGAAAATGACGCCAGGCAGGCCAGGAATTAACGCAAAGGCGCGAAGGGAGCAGAGAGCGCAAAGCGCTTTTCTGTGGTTTTTCTGTGCCATCGGTGTGTTGCTCTGTGGAAATCGGCGTCCATCGGTGGATGTTTTTCTGTGGAATCTGCGTAATCTGTGGTTTCTCCTTACTTGGGCCGAAAAGAGACTTTCAGGGTACAATTGGCACATGATGAATTACCTCGCGACGCTCAATCCGCAGCAGCAGGAAGCCGTCACCGCTCCCCCCGGCGCCATCCTGGTGCTGGCTGGCCCCGGCTCGGGGAAGACCCGCGTGTTGACCTATCGGGTGGCTTACCTTATCGGCGCTCTGGGTGTGCGCCCCTTTCACATTTTGGCGGTTACGTTTACCAATAAAGCCGCCCGTGAAATGGAAAGCCGCATCGCTGCTGTGCTGGGCGACCAGGCCCGCGGTCTGACTGTGGGCACCTTCCACTCGGTTTGCGCCCGCATCCTGCGGCGGGAAGCCGACCACCTGCCCTTCCAGGCCAACTTTGCCATTGCCGACACCGATGACCAGAAACGCCTCATCAAGCAGGTGCTCAGGGAACTGAACTACGACCCCAAGCAATACACGCCAACCCGCCTGCAGGCCGCCATTTCGCGCCTCAAAAACGAAGGGCTGTTCCCGGAAGACTTCACCCCCACCACCTACGGCGAAGAAATCACCCAGCAGGTGTTTGCCGAATACCAGAAGCGGCTGCTCACTTCCAACCTGCTGGATTTCGACGACCTGCTCCTCTGGACGCGCTACCTGCTGAACCACGAACCTGCCGTGCGCGAGCGCTATGCCCGCCGCTTTCAGCACCTGTTGGTCGACGAATTTCAGGATACCAACATGGTGCAATACGACCTGGTGCGGCTGCTGAGTTCCTATCACC
This window encodes:
- a CDS encoding aldehyde:ferredoxin oxidoreductase, whose amino-acid sequence is MATNPASVEELQAAHKVLAEYTYELRPVERGYANRTLYINLDDYTIKEKPVTQEMKERFTGGKGFALWLLWNAVNDDTKWDDPENELLIASGPISGNTAYPGSGKSTVVFISPLTKQVVDSNVGGYFGPYMKFSGFDVLEIQGKAKEDVIIFIDGDHGKVTIESAPLEALDTYNLKEQLAEMYKGDSKKGKLAISTITAGPASEHIDYGALNFSWYDVRRKEMRVKQAARGGSGTVFRDKKIKGIVVRFSNLRPDSNNPADMSLVKKAGKRINTEIWELDDKQNQMRKIGTPYLVEIMDHFDLLPVHNYKFGSHPDAHKIDSTVWKNLFSQGMPDGCWAGCQLSCSHGVDHFHLKTGPFKGKAVLVDGPEYENAAGFGANIGTFDPLAVLEINFYCDTYGIDTISFANTVAFCMECWENGILNAERTGGLDLTWGNTEAVLEILHQMARGEGFGLLVGKGTRYLVDYFADQYGADRQFLNDIAMHNKGMEISEYVTKESIAQQGGYGLTLKGGQHDEAWLIFMDQVNKQLPTFEDKAEALHWFPMWRTWFSLHGLCKLPWNDIIPAENDKTDEPHKVPEHLENYTWLYEGILGKKVTPDDLIFESEKVYNFQRVFAVRLGYGTREYDYVPYRAMGPVTVEEYESRQERYDSQLRELGHDVDKMSTEEKVAALRKHRYAEYEKLMDAAYARRGWDKHGIPTVEKLKELGIDLPEVVAVVEKARARYND